In one window of Protaetiibacter larvae DNA:
- a CDS encoding ammonium transporter translates to MDSGNFAWSIAATALVLFMTPGVAFFYGGLVKAKSVVSMMMMSFGALGLISVLWILYGYNMSLGGGSLAFSGNPFTENFALAGYDSSTLVGATFGATFAIITVALISGAIADRAKFGSWLIFAGLWATLVYFPVAAWVWGDGWIFNLGDNIGLPAVIDYAGGTAVHINAGAAALALALVLGKRIGFQKGIQKPHNVPLTLLGASILWFGWFGFNAGAEGTFGLLGPENTGAGLIVVNTLGATAAAVLGWLIVEKLKDGKATSVGAASGAVAGLVAITPSCANLDPIWALVLGILAGALCALAIELKFKLGFDDSLDVVGIHMVGGLIGTLYLGFFAIGTGLVFSGDFGQLAVQAIAAFGVLVYSFVVAFIIGFVIEKTIGFRIKNEDELAGVDTVVHGEEGYALAD, encoded by the coding sequence ATGGATAGCGGCAACTTCGCCTGGTCTATCGCGGCAACGGCACTCGTGCTGTTCATGACCCCCGGGGTCGCGTTCTTCTACGGCGGCCTGGTCAAGGCCAAGAGCGTCGTCAGCATGATGATGATGAGCTTCGGCGCCCTCGGCCTCATCAGCGTCCTCTGGATTCTGTACGGCTACAACATGAGCCTCGGAGGCGGCAGCCTTGCCTTCTCGGGGAACCCCTTCACCGAGAACTTCGCTCTGGCGGGCTACGACAGCTCGACCCTCGTCGGTGCCACCTTCGGTGCCACCTTCGCGATCATCACCGTCGCGCTCATCTCCGGCGCCATCGCCGATCGCGCGAAGTTCGGTTCGTGGCTGATCTTCGCGGGGCTGTGGGCGACTCTCGTCTACTTCCCGGTCGCGGCCTGGGTCTGGGGTGACGGCTGGATCTTCAACCTGGGTGACAACATCGGGCTCCCCGCCGTGATCGACTATGCAGGTGGAACGGCGGTCCACATCAACGCCGGTGCCGCGGCGCTCGCGCTGGCCCTCGTGCTCGGCAAGCGCATCGGATTCCAGAAGGGCATCCAGAAGCCGCACAACGTGCCGCTCACGCTGCTCGGCGCCTCGATCCTGTGGTTCGGCTGGTTCGGCTTCAACGCCGGTGCGGAGGGCACCTTCGGGCTGCTCGGCCCCGAGAACACCGGTGCCGGCCTCATCGTGGTCAACACGCTCGGCGCGACCGCCGCTGCCGTCCTCGGATGGCTGATCGTCGAGAAGCTCAAGGACGGCAAGGCCACCTCGGTGGGCGCCGCCTCGGGCGCCGTCGCCGGTCTCGTCGCGATCACCCCGTCCTGTGCGAACCTCGACCCGATCTGGGCTCTCGTGCTCGGCATCCTCGCCGGCGCGCTCTGCGCCCTCGCGATCGAGCTGAAGTTCAAGCTCGGCTTCGACGACTCGCTCGACGTGGTGGGCATCCACATGGTCGGCGGCCTCATCGGCACCCTGTACCTCGGCTTCTTCGCCATCGGCACCGGCCTGGTGTTCAGCGGTGACTTCGGTCAGCTCGCGGTTCAGGCGATCGCGGCCTTCGGCGTGCTGGTGTACTCCTTCGTGGTGGCCTTCATCATCGGCTTCGTCATCGAGAAGACGATCGGCTTCCGCATCAAGAACGAGGATGAGCTCGCCGGTGTCGACACGGTCGTGCACGGCGAGGAGGGCTACGCCCTGGCCGACTGA
- a CDS encoding dihydrofolate reductase family protein has product MILTPVHPEPAEPIRLGEPDARDRLRERYRRAPGAHGIRVNLIASVDGSARGDDGTSESLSNRADRAVLGAIRAESDAVLVGAASLRAEGYLLPRTARLAVLTASGEFGSAQVGEVTDPEKLLVLGPEAARARTDATLTTPHRFIALPTGANGLAELPAAIEAIAAAGAPAIVCEGGPSLAAALLDAGLVGELCLSTSPRLVGGSLPVLGDRRRPAVPLELAGLLLDDAGGLYARWLLS; this is encoded by the coding sequence GTGATCCTCACGCCGGTGCACCCGGAGCCGGCGGAGCCCATCCGGCTCGGGGAGCCGGATGCCCGGGACCGCTTGCGCGAGCGCTACCGCCGCGCGCCGGGCGCCCACGGCATCCGCGTCAACCTGATCGCGAGCGTCGACGGCAGCGCCCGGGGTGACGACGGCACCTCCGAGTCGCTCTCCAACCGGGCGGACCGCGCGGTGCTCGGCGCCATCCGGGCCGAGAGCGATGCCGTGCTCGTCGGCGCCGCGAGCCTGCGCGCCGAAGGCTACCTGCTCCCCCGGACGGCACGACTCGCGGTGCTCACCGCGAGCGGGGAGTTCGGCTCCGCCCAGGTCGGCGAGGTCACCGACCCCGAGAAGCTGCTCGTGCTCGGCCCCGAGGCGGCCCGCGCCCGCACCGACGCCACGCTCACCACACCGCACCGCTTCATCGCCCTGCCCACGGGCGCGAACGGGCTCGCCGAACTGCCTGCCGCGATCGAGGCGATCGCCGCGGCCGGCGCCCCTGCCATCGTCTGCGAGGGCGGACCGTCGCTCGCCGCGGCCCTGCTGGATGCGGGACTCGTGGGCGAGCTGTGCCTCTCCACGAGCCCCCGCCTCGTGGGCGGCTCGCTCCCGGTGCTCGGCGATCGGCGCCGCCCGGCGGTTCCGCTCGAGCTCGCCGGTCTGCTGCTCGACGACGCCGGCGGGCTCTACGCGCGCTGGCTGCTCAGCTGA
- a CDS encoding alpha/beta hydrolase family protein — translation MGASTKSARRPLAAIAGGLLGLGVLVAGVIAVLSAIVARTVVTPPSRREDDIRVLGLDVENHRITLSATEDSLLPGEYSFWFSGDSGHARVGQILGIDRGGVTRELVDVDFGDLAHAARGRFSGWFWLTPRDAGLPYENVAVPTPLGPAPAWFVPTDGDSERWVIQVHGRAVRRPETLRAVAPFREAGFHSLLISYRNDGEAPRSADYRYALGDREWVDVDAAMAYAIARGAREIVLMGWSMGGATVLQALTRSPRAALVSGVVLDSPVVDWIATLDFQGRLRRLPGAVRWGVYTLIRSRWGGLVTGLAEPLDLERLDFVRRAAELDRPVLLLHSVDDGFVPATASVALATARPDIVTFEEFTVARHTKLWNYDRTRWEDAIRNWLDQLSSQRA, via the coding sequence GTGGGTGCATCGACGAAGAGCGCACGTCGGCCGCTCGCCGCCATCGCCGGGGGGCTGCTCGGGCTGGGCGTGCTGGTCGCGGGCGTGATCGCGGTGCTCAGCGCGATCGTGGCGCGCACGGTCGTGACGCCGCCGTCGCGGCGCGAGGACGACATCCGCGTCCTCGGGCTCGATGTCGAGAACCATCGCATCACCCTCTCCGCGACCGAGGACTCCCTGCTCCCGGGCGAGTACAGCTTCTGGTTCTCCGGGGATTCGGGGCATGCCCGCGTGGGGCAGATCCTCGGCATCGATCGCGGTGGGGTGACCCGCGAACTCGTCGACGTGGACTTCGGCGACCTCGCGCACGCCGCCCGCGGACGGTTCAGCGGCTGGTTCTGGCTCACCCCGCGGGATGCCGGCCTGCCTTACGAGAACGTCGCCGTGCCGACCCCGCTCGGCCCCGCGCCCGCCTGGTTCGTGCCGACCGACGGCGACTCGGAGCGCTGGGTGATCCAGGTGCACGGGCGGGCCGTCCGTCGCCCGGAGACGCTGCGGGCGGTCGCCCCGTTCCGGGAGGCGGGCTTCCACAGCCTGCTCATCTCGTACCGCAACGACGGCGAGGCGCCGCGGAGCGCCGACTACCGCTACGCGCTCGGGGACCGCGAGTGGGTGGATGTGGACGCGGCGATGGCGTACGCGATCGCGCGCGGGGCGCGCGAGATCGTGCTCATGGGGTGGTCGATGGGCGGCGCGACCGTGCTCCAGGCGCTCACCCGATCGCCGCGCGCCGCGCTCGTGAGCGGGGTCGTGCTCGACTCGCCGGTGGTGGACTGGATCGCGACCCTCGACTTCCAGGGGCGCCTGCGCCGTCTGCCCGGTGCGGTCCGCTGGGGGGTCTACACCCTCATCCGTTCACGTTGGGGCGGTCTCGTCACGGGGCTCGCGGAGCCGCTCGACCTCGAACGCCTCGACTTCGTGCGCCGCGCGGCCGAACTCGACCGCCCCGTGCTGCTGCTGCACAGCGTCGACGACGGGTTCGTCCCGGCGACCGCCTCCGTCGCCCTCGCGACGGCGCGCCCCGACATCGTCACCTTCGAGGAGTTCACGGTCGCCCGCCACACGAAGCTCTGGAACTACGACCGCACGCGGTGGGAGGACGCCATCCGCAACTGGCTGGATCAGCTGAGCAGCCAGCGCGCGTAG
- a CDS encoding thiolase family protein, with protein sequence MAQAPSTNRSDVVFVDGVRTPFGRAGEKGQYWNTRADDLIVKAMIGLLERNPNLPKDRVDDVAIAATTQQGDQGLTLGRTAAILAGLPLSVPGYAIDRMCAGGMTSVTTIAGAIAFGAYDIGIAGGVEHMGRHPMGFNADPNPRFLAEKLVSPDSLNMGNTAERLHDRFPSLTKERSDRFGMRSQQKVAAAYAAGKIQPDLIPVAIKSEAGWGLATQDEGMRPETTMEGLAALKTPFRPHGRVTAGNASPLTDGATVSIIASEQAARELNLPVKMRMVSFGFAGVEPEVMGIGPIPSTEKALRKAGLTIDDIGLFELNEAFAVQVLSFLDHFGIDDDDPRVNPWGGAIAIGHPLASSGVRLMIQLARQFEEHPEVRYGLTAMCVGLGQGGSVIWENPHFRGAGKGGK encoded by the coding sequence GTGGCCCAAGCGCCGTCGACCAATCGCTCGGACGTCGTGTTCGTGGACGGGGTTCGCACCCCCTTCGGACGCGCCGGAGAGAAGGGTCAGTACTGGAACACCCGCGCCGACGATCTGATCGTCAAGGCCATGATCGGCCTGCTCGAGCGCAACCCCAACCTGCCCAAGGATCGCGTCGACGATGTCGCGATCGCCGCCACCACGCAGCAGGGCGATCAGGGGCTCACCCTCGGCCGCACCGCGGCGATCCTCGCGGGCCTCCCGCTCTCCGTGCCGGGCTACGCGATCGACCGGATGTGCGCGGGCGGCATGACGAGCGTCACGACGATCGCCGGGGCGATCGCCTTCGGCGCCTACGACATCGGCATCGCAGGCGGCGTCGAGCACATGGGGCGCCACCCGATGGGCTTCAACGCCGACCCGAACCCCCGCTTCCTCGCCGAGAAGCTGGTCTCGCCCGACTCGCTCAACATGGGCAACACGGCGGAACGCCTGCACGACCGCTTCCCCTCCCTCACCAAGGAGCGCTCGGACCGTTTCGGCATGCGCAGCCAGCAGAAGGTGGCCGCCGCCTACGCGGCCGGCAAGATCCAGCCCGACCTCATCCCGGTCGCCATCAAGTCGGAGGCCGGATGGGGTCTCGCCACCCAGGACGAGGGCATGCGCCCCGAGACCACCATGGAGGGTCTCGCCGCCCTCAAGACCCCGTTCCGTCCGCACGGCCGGGTGACGGCAGGCAACGCCTCGCCGCTCACCGACGGCGCGACCGTCTCGATCATCGCGAGCGAGCAGGCGGCGCGCGAGCTCAACCTGCCCGTCAAGATGCGGATGGTGTCGTTCGGCTTCGCGGGCGTCGAGCCCGAGGTGATGGGGATCGGGCCGATCCCGTCCACCGAGAAGGCGCTGCGCAAGGCGGGCCTCACGATCGACGACATCGGGCTGTTCGAGCTCAACGAGGCGTTCGCCGTGCAGGTGCTGAGCTTCCTCGACCACTTCGGCATCGACGACGACGACCCGCGGGTCAACCCCTGGGGCGGCGCGATCGCGATCGGCCACCCGCTCGCCTCCTCGGGCGTGCGCCTCATGATCCAGCTCGCCCGCCAGTTCGAGGAGCACCCCGAGGTGCGCTACGGCCTCACCGCCATGTGCGTGGGCCTCGGCCAGGGCGGCTCGGTCATCTGGGAGAACCCGCACTTCCGCGGCGCGGGCAAGGGAGGCAAGTGA
- a CDS encoding ribonuclease D — MTEHLPTTADADHPEVEVIDTREGYLAAVDALAAGHGPFAVDAERASGFRYSQRAYLIQVYRRGSGVFLFDPPAIGSFAELAAVMSNEEWILHAASQDLACLREVGLDPETVFDTELGARLAGLPRVGLATVAEELLGVHLAKAHSAADWSTRPLPQDWLVYAALDVELLPDLRDRIGELLDQAGKGEIARQEFAAELDKAPVVRQEPWRRLSGLHALRTPRQLAIARALWAARDEFAQQQDTAPGRLVPDLSLVAAARAQPASKRELAALKDFTGRASRRELDRWWAAVEAGTADPEPPSVRGTGDGVPAPRLWADRNPDADRRLKKARAAVTERAEQLAIPLENILTPDTLRRLAWAPPADQSPEGIDAELARLGARPWQRAELSGLISAAFVEARQPDAAGSPEA; from the coding sequence GTGACTGAGCACCTCCCCACGACCGCCGACGCCGACCACCCCGAAGTCGAGGTCATCGACACCCGCGAGGGCTACCTCGCCGCCGTGGATGCCCTCGCCGCAGGGCACGGCCCCTTCGCCGTCGACGCCGAGCGCGCGTCCGGCTTCCGCTACTCCCAGCGCGCGTACCTCATCCAGGTGTACCGCCGCGGATCGGGCGTCTTCCTCTTCGACCCGCCCGCCATCGGCTCGTTCGCCGAGCTCGCGGCCGTGATGAGCAACGAGGAGTGGATCCTGCACGCGGCGAGCCAGGACCTCGCCTGCCTGCGCGAGGTGGGGCTCGACCCGGAGACGGTCTTCGACACCGAGCTCGGCGCCCGACTCGCGGGACTGCCCCGGGTGGGACTCGCCACCGTGGCCGAGGAGCTGCTGGGCGTGCACCTCGCGAAAGCACATTCCGCCGCCGACTGGTCGACCCGCCCGCTCCCGCAGGACTGGCTCGTCTACGCGGCCCTCGACGTGGAGCTGCTGCCCGATCTGCGCGATCGCATCGGAGAGCTCCTCGACCAGGCGGGGAAGGGCGAGATCGCACGTCAGGAGTTCGCCGCCGAGCTCGACAAGGCGCCCGTCGTGCGTCAGGAGCCCTGGCGACGGCTGTCCGGCCTGCACGCGCTCCGCACCCCCCGGCAGCTGGCCATCGCCCGCGCGCTGTGGGCGGCGCGCGACGAGTTCGCCCAGCAGCAGGACACCGCTCCGGGACGCCTCGTGCCCGATCTCTCGCTCGTCGCCGCGGCGCGCGCGCAGCCCGCCAGCAAGCGGGAGCTCGCCGCGCTCAAGGACTTCACCGGACGCGCCAGCCGCCGCGAGCTCGACCGCTGGTGGGCCGCCGTCGAGGCCGGTACCGCGGACCCCGAGCCGCCGTCGGTCCGCGGGACGGGGGACGGCGTGCCCGCGCCGCGTCTGTGGGCGGATCGCAACCCCGACGCCGACCGTCGGCTCAAGAAGGCCCGGGCCGCGGTCACGGAGCGCGCCGAGCAGCTCGCCATCCCGCTCGAGAACATCCTGACCCCCGACACGCTCCGGCGTCTCGCGTGGGCGCCCCCCGCCGACCAGTCGCCCGAAGGGATCGATGCCGAACTGGCCAGGCTCGGGGCCCGACCCTGGCAGCGCGCCGAGTTGAGCGGCCTCATCTCGGCCGCCTTTGTGGAGGCGCGCCAACCCGACGCCGCGGGCTCCCCCGAGGCGTAG
- the zapE gene encoding cell division protein ZapE: MPQPTIASLLDRAPEMTGAEIAASLVPPRQFADATLESYRPDPDFPSQATAVETVRAFAEAMRGGGAGRGLFGRRKGPEVKPGIYLDGGFGVGKTHLLAALWRLAPGRKYFGTFIEYTALVGALGYAQAARLLAGATLVAIDEFELDDPGDTMMMTRLLGELAAGGTRIAATSNTPPNALGEGRFAAVDFLREIQGLADRFEILRIDGLDYRRRELEGHAAVTAEDELAARLGTLGGTVTLDDFDALLRHLSRVHPSRYIRIIDGLAGIGLRGVHTLTDQADALRFVAFVDRLYDEQVRIVSSGTPLDEVFGAEMLAGGYRKKYLRAISRLIALTS; this comes from the coding sequence ATGCCGCAGCCGACCATCGCGTCGCTCCTCGACCGCGCTCCCGAGATGACCGGCGCCGAGATCGCTGCCTCCCTCGTCCCGCCGCGCCAGTTCGCGGACGCGACCCTCGAGAGCTACCGGCCGGACCCCGATTTCCCGTCGCAGGCGACCGCCGTGGAGACGGTGCGCGCCTTCGCGGAGGCGATGCGCGGCGGCGGCGCCGGGCGCGGCCTGTTCGGGCGGCGGAAGGGTCCCGAGGTGAAGCCGGGGATCTACCTCGACGGCGGCTTCGGGGTGGGCAAGACCCACCTGCTGGCGGCGCTGTGGCGGCTCGCCCCCGGCCGCAAGTACTTCGGCACCTTCATCGAGTACACCGCGCTCGTCGGCGCGCTCGGCTACGCGCAGGCGGCGAGACTGCTCGCGGGCGCCACCCTCGTGGCGATCGACGAGTTCGAGCTCGACGATCCGGGCGACACCATGATGATGACGCGCCTGCTCGGCGAGCTCGCCGCCGGCGGGACCCGCATCGCCGCGACCTCCAACACGCCTCCCAACGCGCTCGGCGAGGGGCGCTTCGCCGCCGTCGACTTCCTGCGGGAGATCCAGGGTCTCGCCGACCGTTTCGAGATCCTGCGGATCGACGGACTCGACTACCGGCGCCGCGAGCTCGAGGGGCACGCCGCCGTCACCGCTGAGGACGAGCTGGCGGCGCGTCTCGGCACCCTGGGCGGCACGGTCACGCTCGACGACTTCGACGCCCTGCTGCGGCACCTCTCGCGGGTGCATCCCTCCCGGTACATCCGCATCATCGACGGGCTCGCCGGGATCGGTCTGCGCGGCGTGCACACCCTGACCGACCAGGCGGACGCGCTGCGGTTCGTGGCGTTCGTCGACCGTCTCTACGACGAGCAGGTGCGGATCGTGTCCTCCGGGACGCCGCTCGACGAGGTGTTCGGCGCGGAGATGCTCGCGGGCGGATACCGCAAGAAGTACCTGCGCGCGATCTCGCGGCTCATCGCCCTCACGAGCTGA
- a CDS encoding SufE family protein has product MSGAVPAKLAEIRDDFLALERPERLQLLLEFSQELPELPERFADHPDLLERVEECQSPVFIFVEVDDDRVVHLHATAPREAPTTRGFASILVQGLAGLTVDEVLDVPSDYPLTLGLTEAVSPLRIRGMSGLLGRTQRQVRERSA; this is encoded by the coding sequence ATGAGCGGCGCCGTCCCCGCCAAGCTCGCCGAGATCCGCGACGACTTCCTCGCGCTCGAACGCCCCGAGCGTCTGCAGCTGCTGCTGGAGTTCTCGCAGGAGCTGCCCGAGCTTCCCGAGCGCTTCGCGGACCACCCCGACCTCCTCGAACGGGTCGAGGAGTGCCAGTCGCCGGTGTTCATCTTCGTCGAGGTGGACGACGACCGCGTCGTGCACCTGCACGCCACGGCGCCCCGCGAGGCGCCCACGACGCGCGGCTTCGCCTCGATCCTCGTCCAGGGCCTCGCCGGCCTGACGGTCGATGAGGTGCTTGACGTGCCGTCCGACTACCCGCTCACCCTCGGTCTGACCGAGGCCGTGAGCCCCTTGCGCATCCGGGGGATGTCGGGGCTGCTGGGCCGCACCCAGCGGCAGGTCCGGGAACGTTCGGCGTGA
- a CDS encoding DUF3000 domain-containing protein gives MATSATDSALPAPFRLAVESIRAAQPRPETEVVEVTAPTGLAPHAIALAADVRPTIHGVDSLLGTGRFVLLYDPEEPDAWGGSFRVVAYAQAPLETEIGIDPFIADVAWSWLVDALDARGAEYAAASGTATKVLSTGFGELAGQGDAAQLELRASWSPVGPAVGVQVEAWCELLCMLAGLPPSADAVSLLPHSRTPRD, from the coding sequence GTGGCCACCTCCGCGACCGATTCCGCGCTTCCCGCGCCGTTCCGGCTCGCGGTCGAGTCGATCCGCGCCGCGCAGCCGCGCCCCGAGACCGAGGTCGTCGAGGTGACGGCGCCCACGGGTCTCGCCCCGCACGCGATCGCACTCGCCGCCGACGTGCGCCCCACCATCCACGGAGTCGACTCCCTCCTCGGCACCGGACGTTTCGTGCTGCTCTACGACCCCGAGGAGCCCGACGCCTGGGGCGGCTCGTTCCGGGTCGTCGCCTACGCCCAGGCCCCGCTCGAGACCGAGATCGGCATCGATCCCTTCATCGCCGACGTGGCGTGGTCGTGGCTCGTCGACGCCCTCGACGCCCGCGGCGCCGAGTACGCGGCCGCTTCCGGCACCGCCACCAAGGTGCTCTCGACCGGGTTCGGCGAGCTCGCCGGGCAGGGGGATGCGGCGCAGCTCGAACTGCGCGCGTCCTGGTCCCCCGTCGGCCCCGCGGTCGGCGTGCAGGTCGAGGCCTGGTGCGAGCTGCTGTGCATGCTCGCCGGGCTCCCGCCGTCGGCGGATGCCGTCTCCCTCCTCCCCCACAGCCGGACGCCGCGTGACTGA
- a CDS encoding Na+/H+ antiporter NhaA has protein sequence MAIFRSERAAGLMLAIAAAAGLAIANSPVGSAAIALRDTHASTGVAVFDLSPGHAVADGLLALFFLLAAIELRHELTRGELASPRKALAPAIAATGGVVVPALLFLALVRDPAESVGWPIPTATDIAFALGVLALVGRGLPRRVRAFLLALAVLDDLIAIAIISAFFTRDLAPVPLLLAVPAIGAFGWLSTRTTPFPVVRTVLLVVLGITAWALVLTSGVHATVAGVALGLVLAPRTAVRVRHALEPWVNALVLPLFALTASMVAIPAVREGGLSAVFWGVFVALPVGKLLGITAGALLAARLAPRAERASGLRPREILVVATLGGVGFTISLLMAELAFRGDPELVAAATLAVLSGSLVALVVGGVTTALVARRSRLSS, from the coding sequence ATGGCGATCTTCCGCTCCGAGCGCGCAGCAGGGCTGATGCTCGCGATCGCCGCGGCTGCCGGCCTCGCGATCGCGAACTCCCCCGTCGGCTCGGCCGCCATCGCCTTGCGCGACACCCATGCGAGCACCGGGGTCGCGGTGTTCGACCTCTCGCCCGGGCATGCGGTGGCCGACGGGCTGCTCGCGCTGTTCTTCCTGCTGGCCGCGATCGAGCTGCGCCATGAGCTCACCCGCGGCGAGCTCGCGAGCCCGCGCAAGGCGCTCGCCCCTGCCATCGCCGCGACGGGCGGGGTCGTCGTGCCCGCGCTGTTGTTCCTCGCCCTCGTGCGCGATCCGGCCGAGAGCGTCGGATGGCCGATCCCGACGGCGACCGACATCGCCTTCGCGCTCGGGGTGCTCGCGCTCGTCGGCCGCGGTCTGCCGCGGCGTGTGCGTGCCTTCCTGCTCGCCCTCGCCGTGCTCGACGATCTCATCGCGATCGCCATCATCTCCGCGTTCTTCACCCGCGACCTCGCCCCCGTGCCCCTGCTGCTGGCCGTGCCCGCGATCGGGGCGTTCGGATGGCTCAGCACGCGCACGACGCCCTTCCCCGTCGTGCGCACCGTCCTGCTCGTGGTGCTCGGGATCACCGCATGGGCGCTCGTGCTCACCTCCGGGGTGCACGCGACCGTCGCGGGGGTGGCGCTCGGGCTGGTGCTCGCGCCACGGACCGCGGTGCGCGTGCGTCACGCGCTCGAACCCTGGGTGAACGCCCTCGTGCTGCCGCTGTTCGCCCTGACCGCCTCGATGGTGGCAATCCCCGCGGTGCGCGAGGGCGGACTCAGCGCCGTCTTCTGGGGGGTGTTCGTCGCGCTCCCGGTGGGGAAGCTGCTCGGCATCACCGCCGGCGCGCTCCTCGCGGCACGGCTCGCCCCCCGCGCGGAGCGGGCGTCGGGGCTGCGCCCGCGCGAGATCCTCGTCGTCGCCACCCTCGGCGGCGTGGGCTTCACCATCTCCCTGCTCATGGCCGAGCTCGCCTTCCGCGGCGACCCGGAGCTCGTCGCCGCGGCGACCCTCGCGGTGCTCAGCGGATCGCTCGTCGCGCTCGTCGTCGGCGGTGTGACGACCGCACTCGTGGCGCGCCGCAGCCGACTCAGCTCGTGA
- a CDS encoding sulfurtransferase, with amino-acid sequence MAVETDPNPAFADFAHPGRLVSTEWLASHLGTPGLVVVESDEDVLLYETGHIEGAVKIDWHTDLNDPVLRDYLDGAGFAALLGGKGISRDDTVVIYGDKNNWWAAYALWVFTLFGHEDVRLLDGGRAKWEAEGRAYTTEVPVREAVSYPVVERDDTAVRAFKEDVLAHFGNPLVDVRSPEEYVGDRTTAPAYPEEGTLRAGHIPSAQNVPWAKAVAESGAFKSKAELDAIYRDGAGLKDGDSVIAYCRIGERSSHTWFVLTHLLGFEGVRNYDGSWTEWGSAVRVPIVKGAEPGPVPAV; translated from the coding sequence ATGGCCGTCGAGACCGACCCGAACCCCGCATTCGCCGACTTCGCCCACCCGGGTCGACTGGTCAGCACCGAGTGGCTTGCGAGCCACCTGGGCACCCCCGGCCTCGTGGTCGTCGAGTCGGACGAGGACGTCCTGCTCTATGAGACCGGCCACATCGAGGGCGCCGTCAAGATCGACTGGCACACCGACCTCAACGACCCCGTGCTGCGCGACTACCTGGACGGCGCCGGCTTCGCCGCGCTGCTCGGCGGCAAGGGCATCTCGCGCGACGACACCGTCGTGATCTACGGCGACAAGAACAACTGGTGGGCCGCCTACGCCCTCTGGGTGTTCACGCTGTTCGGCCACGAGGATGTGCGCCTCCTCGACGGCGGCCGCGCCAAGTGGGAGGCCGAGGGCCGCGCCTACACGACCGAGGTCCCGGTCCGCGAAGCCGTCTCCTACCCGGTCGTCGAGCGCGACGACACGGCCGTCCGCGCCTTCAAGGAGGATGTGCTCGCCCACTTCGGCAACCCGCTCGTCGACGTGCGCTCGCCCGAGGAGTACGTCGGCGACCGCACCACCGCCCCCGCCTACCCGGAGGAGGGCACCCTGCGCGCCGGCCACATCCCGAGCGCCCAGAACGTGCCGTGGGCGAAGGCCGTCGCCGAGAGCGGCGCCTTCAAGTCGAAGGCCGAACTGGACGCCATCTACCGCGACGGCGCCGGTCTCAAGGACGGTGATAGCGTGATCGCCTACTGCCGAATCGGCGAGCGCTCGAGCCACACCTGGTTCGTGCTCACCCATCTGCTCGGCTTCGAGGGAGTACGCAACTATGACGGGTCGTGGACCGAGTGGGGCAGCGCTGTGCGCGTCCCGATCGTCAAGGGTGCCGAGCCCGGCCCCGTCCCCGCTGTCTGA